The nucleotide window ACCATTGAATCATTAAGGTAAAGTAATTTTATCTTGTAGTAATGAAAGGTTTATGCCTTTGTCACTTGCACTAATTAGTGTTACTAATTGTCAATACATAAAGATATTATAAGTTGGAGTTggtaatacattttctttttatgtgataTCTTTGTAGTTAGTTTCAAGATTAAACTCTAATAAAAAATGCGGTTCAGTGTGATCTTTTTATTGGTATGAAATCATTACTTTAATGACAGGTTACAAAAGGAAGCTTAATTATAGTAAAGTTTGGGATGATTTTGGAGGTTGAATGATAGTTTAAGTTTAAATcaggcttttatatatatatatattatatatgatatatattatatatatattatatatatatatatatatattataatacaatatttatgtatatatatatatatatatatatatatatctataacatttaTTGATTAGtacaattatatatgaatataaatatatccgtatagtatactatatatatttatatcagtaaTACTATAttgatcagtatatatataatatatagcattgatatataatatatacataactatatatctatacatattatatatatattatagtatatatatagttataatatctatatcatgtactaattatatatagtatatatagtcaagttaataattatattatatactatagatatatgattaattatattaataactatatattatacatagtgcatatatattgatataatcatgatatattaaagatctatatatatttaatcatattatcTAAAGTGTTAtcagtcatatatatagtattattagtcTACATATCTAGtcttactttttcttattatggatatatactataattatgtatatatttatatgttatattcttatcatattatgatatatataatatatatatcatatctagtatataaatatatataatatatatatattatataaaaccatttTTATTGAGGGTACACACTGTATACTTTGAAATACAGATCCGTAATAGTCTCACAACCATTTTTCAGTAAGAGCTTGGTCAGTATTTGGATATTGCAGTTGTAGAATATAACAAgcattttcttcatatttgcaAATAGAGTTCGGTAAGTATTGGCTATAGCAGTGTGATTATGTGTAGTATATTAGTCAGTAGATCAATTAATATTCTAAGAATGTGATATTTCTGCAAATTTACCCAATCAGTGCAGTGGCAGAATACTGCCATGCCACGTATTAAAAGGTATCTGATTGTTTTACACTATCTGGCTCAGAGTGCTTAGTGTCACACCAAGAAGTAGTATAGTCTACATATCCTCACGTTTACTCTTTCCTTATCTTTGAAGCTcattgattattttattgtttaattttcaatatgattaaatcataatacaataagaataacaatattaatataatagtattagaaaaaaaaatttcccttaatcgGATGGGAAATATGGCATGATCATAGGGCtatgatagactccttggtgacacagcgagccatctgtatgtaacaaatcaAAAAAACACAGAGGGACAGTAATAATCTGAGCATGGTGAAGATTCTTTAACCACAGAGATTTTGCAGGTATAcattaaatgaatttttttagTTGTTGCAATGTAATTCATGGGCTTAGCTGACAAATTTATTGTAATATTGTGTAGGAAACATGAAAACACTGGAGAACCATActgaaacataataaaaatgactTTCATGGTATCTGTGAATGATGGGGAATTACGTTAtgatatttattgcaataattttttcCACGTTTAAAGTGTTGTTTTCTTAGGGTGTTGTGATAATAGAAGATCTTGAGAGAGCCAAGATTGTTCTGGAACGCAGCGACACAAAGGAGGAGTTGAAGATTGACACACTTAAACATCTGAGGAAGAAAAAGCCGGCGAAAGAAGTTCTCGTAAAGACTGGCCTTGGTTAGTATAATATTTGTCAGTTTATATCATTTTGTATCTGCTTTGAATATTGATTTGATTGGTTTTAGGATTTACTATAAATGActttttatagaaatatttttccttaattcaatttttttaaggCCCTCCTCAAGAAAGAAATATGCAACCTCATAAACCTgataaattatattgtgtgtttgttacaGGTAAGACCGTTTACAAGTTAAGTAAGAGTAAAGATGAAGCAATTGCAGCAGAAGCAAAGAAGGTATACAGGCTGTGGAAAGACCACTTACTTAGCAAAGTTGGAAAGCCGGTAATTGAGGTTAAATGTGACCTCAAAACCCAAAACTTTCGGAATTCTGCAAGACAGATGATATTAGACGGTCTGAAAAGAGAAGATGGTGCAGAAGAAGGCCAGAGTTCAGATGAAGCAAacgaacaagagaaaagaaaagaaaagaaagattctaagcataaatcaaaaagaaaaaagtcagagGATGAAGACAAAGATgcaaaggatgaaaaagaaagtgaTTCTATTGAAGTCCTTGCAGAGTATATTGAAAGAGAAGTCTACCAAAGCACTAAGAGACTGATCAACAAGCCTtataaaagaacaataagaaaCTAGTTTTACTCTAAGACATCAGAAGGATGTCAGATTATCTGTTGTTTCTTCCTCATTGTCTGTAAAAGACTTTGTGAAGCAAAATCTCCAAGAGTAGATGCATGCTTAAGGAGTGTTTCAGTTTCCTGAATAAAGATATTTTTGGTGGATACAAATGCAGTCGGTACTTTCACTAGGCTGATGTGTATACTAAACCCATATTTCTATATAGGGCTATAACTGAGCAAGTAGGCCTTCCCATATAAAATGCACAACTTACATGCATTTTCCATGAGGAGAGATGCACAACATATGAAATTGTAGATGAGTTAAAGTAAGCAACAGATGCTCAAAAATAGTATCACCAGAAAGGACCAGTTGATTCAATGACTAAAGATGACCAAAATTGATTGTTGTATTTATGTGATAATATTTTACTTAAGGTGCATGAAttaattttgttgtatttattgaaTAAGTAGGGTATCTTCAACATTTGTGGATTTGTTTAAGTACTGTGaactttatatattgtgtttttactTACCTTCTTGTAAGGTACTGTAGTTTTACTAACCTATGACTGCACAAGCCTTTGAAGATATTTTCAGGTATGCAAGGTTTGTATTATAGTGTTGCTACTTGTACCTAAGATTCTGTAATTTGTAATAACTTTCATGCAGGGTAAAAATTAAGACAATATTTTGTGAAAAACTGTGAAAGAGTACTtatgaataaattttatacaataattattttgtttgcATCCTatttgttgaaaaattattgAATATTGGTATTACATGGTAAAGTAATTTGTCTTATGCTTTGTGTAATTTTCACATCAAGTTATAGATGGAAATGGTCAGCAAGGACATTTACTGAATTTGCTGGAAATCATGGTAACTGTGTAGACTGAAATATGTTATTGAAACAGCAGTGGTGATATGAGGACAAATGTCAAATTTATAATGACAGTACTGTAGTTGAAATTTATTTTGTAAGTAATACACTTAGTCAACTTAAATTATGTTAATGACATATAAAAAGTGTTTACAAAATTGTGtgacaaaaatttaaatacataaaatcattAACCATAAAGACAAGAAATACAATGAAATTATCACTTTGTAaaaacttataataacaataatgtctaTGATGAATTTCAGGTCATCCtcattaataaaaagg belongs to Penaeus monodon isolate SGIC_2016 unplaced genomic scaffold, NSTDA_Pmon_1 PmonScaffold_3622, whole genome shotgun sequence and includes:
- the LOC119570705 gene encoding LOW QUALITY PROTEIN: transcription elongation factor A N-terminal and central domain-containing protein 2-like (The sequence of the model RefSeq protein was modified relative to this genomic sequence to represent the inferred CDS: inserted 2 bases in 1 codon), whose translation is MRKLSQFRHISVKALNIAAALENSISKVYNLELNLSHLFGLEFLFGTYKGRSTSLVSPEVQWQNTAMPRIKRYLIVLHYLAQKILQGVVIIEDLERAKIVLERSDTKEELKIDTLKHLRKKKPAKEVLVKTGLGKTVYKLSKSKDEAIAAEAKKVYRLWKDHLLSKVGKPVIEVKCDLKTQNFRNSARQMILDGLKREDGAEEGQSSDEANEQEKRKEKKDSKHKSKRKKSEDEDKDAKDEKESDSIEVLAEYIEREVYQSTKRLINKPYKRTIRNXSFTLRHQKDVRLSVVSSSLSVKDFVKQNLQE